A segment of the bacterium genome:
GCAGGGCCGGACCTTCATTTCGCGGACGCGCAGGAGCTTGGTTTCGGCGCCGAGCTCGTCGCGGGCGTGGTCGAGGGCGGTCTGGAGTAAATCTTCCGAAGTCGAATAGCGGGGATGGGAAATCGTCATCATCGTCGTCGAGACACCGGCCACCCGGATCGGCCCCTCTTCCCGGCGGATCGGCCGGTTCAAGCCGCTGTGGGACTCGGGCAAGGGCTTGCCCTTTTTGACCGGATCGGGATTCAGCAGGAGCCGGCCGCCTTCGACTTTCACTTCATAGACCGGAACGCCGATCTCGAAATTTTCGTTGAAGCGGTGGACCCCGGTCTTGAGGTCGTAGCTGAAGTAATGCCAAGGACAGACGAGCTTGCCGTCGTCGCGGAGCGTGCCTTTCCCCAGCGGCCCGCCGGCATGCGGGCAGATGCCGCCCAAGGCCGAAAACTCGCCACCGCGGTAACACAAGGCGATGGTGAGGTCGCCGATCTTGATTTCGCGTAAAGGAGGATTCTGAAGGT
Coding sequences within it:
- a CDS encoding Rieske 2Fe-2S domain-containing protein, producing the protein MARTWHDLGSAQDLQNPPLREIKIGDLTIALCYRGGEFSALGGICPHAGGPLGKGTLRDDGKLVCPWHYFSYDLKTGVHRFNENFEIGVPVYEVKVEGGRLLLNPDPVKKGKPLPESHSGLNRPIRREEGPIRVAGVSTTMMTISHPRYSTSEDLLQTALDHARDELGAETKLLRVREMKVRPC